One window from the genome of Pseudoliparis swirei isolate HS2019 ecotype Mariana Trench chromosome 24, NWPU_hadal_v1, whole genome shotgun sequence encodes:
- the LOC130189518 gene encoding myosin-10 isoform X2: protein MSQRSGQEDPERYLFVDRAMVYNPAAQADWTAKRLVWIPSERNGFEAASIREERGDEVVLELAENGKKAVVNKDDIQKMNPPKFSKVEDMAELTCLNEASVLHNLKDRYYSGLIYTYSGLFCVVINPYKNLPIYSENIIEMYRGRKRHEMPPHIYAISESAYRCMLQDREDQSILCTGESGAGKTENTKKVIQYLAHVASSHKGRKDHNITPESPKPVKQQSGSLFYGELERQLLQANPILESFGNAKTVKNDNSSRFGKFIRINFDVTGYIVGANIETYLLEKSRAIRQAKDERTFHIFYQLLAGAGEHLKSDLLLEGFDHYCFLSNGNIPIPGQQDKDNFQETMEAMNIMSFGHEEILAMLKVVSSVLQFGNINFKKERNSDQASMPDNTAAQKLCHLLGLNVMEFTRAILSPRIKVGRDYVQKAQTKEQADFAVEALAKAMYERLFRWLVHRINKALDRTKRQGASFIGILDIAGFEIFQLNSFEQLCINYTNEKLQQLFNHTMFILEQEEYQREGIEWSFIDFGLDLQPCIDLIERPANPPGVLALLDEECWFPKATDKTFVDKLIQEQGTHSKFQKPRQLKDKADFCIIHYAGKVDYKADEWLMKNMDPLNDNVATLLHQSTDKFITELWKDEIQTIQRASFYDTSLDDPAVDRIVGLDQVAGMNETAFGATYKTKKGMFRTVGQLYKESLTKLMATLRNTNPNFVRCIIPNHEKRAGKLEPHLVLDQLKCNGVLEGIRICRQGFPNRIIFQEFRQRYEILTPNAIPKGFMDGKQACERMIRALELDPNLFRIGQSKIFFRTGVLAHLEEERDLKITDIIIYFQSVCRGYLARKAFAKKQQQLSALKVLQRNCAAYLKLRHWQWWRLFTKVKPLLQVTRQEEELQAKDEELVKVKERQLTVENELVETERKHQQLIEEKNILGEQLHAETELFAEAEEMRVRLLSRKQELEEILHDLESRVEEEEERNQSLQNEKKKMQSHIQDLEEQLDEEEAARQKLQLDKVTAEAKIKKMEEDILQLEDQNSKFLKEKKLLEDRVGEMTSQLTEEEEKAKNLGKIKNKQEMMMVDLEERLKKEEKTRQELEKAKRKLDGETTDLLDQIAELQAQIEELKLQLSKKEEELQAALVRSDEETVQKNNALKQVRELQAYLAELQEDLESEKMCRSKAEKLKRDLSEELEALKTELEDTLDTTAAQQELRSKREQDVAELKKAIDEETKNHEAQIQEVRQRHATALEEVSEQLEQAKRFKANLEKNKQSLESDNKELACDVKSLQQAKTESEHKRKKIEAQLQEFMSRATEGERAKGELAERSHKLQTELDNAFTVLEESEKKGVKMAKEVDKLNSKLQDSEELRQEETRQKLNLSGLIRQLEMEKNTLLEQQEDEEETRRNLEKQLQMVHSQLFETKKKLEEDVGSMEGLEEVKRKLQKDVELTSQRLEEKTMSMDKMEKTKNRLQQELDDLMVDLDNQRQIVSNLEKKQKKFDQLLAEEKTISARYAEERDRAEAEAREKDTKALAMARALEEALEAKEELERFNKQLRAEMEDLMSSKDDVGKNVHELEKSKRTLEQQVEEMRTQLEELEDELQATEDAKLRLEVNMQAMKAQFDRDLMARDEQGEEKKRSLVKQVREMEAELEDERKQRTLAVASKKKLEMDLNELEGQIEAANKGREEAVKQHKKLQAQVKDYQRELEEARSSRDEIFTQSKENEKKLKSLEAEILQLQEDHAASERARRHAEQERDELADEISNSASGKSSMLEEKRRLDARIAQLEEELEEEQGNMELLNDRFRKTNVQVDTLNTELAGERSTAQKSENARQQMERQNKDLKTKLAELEGTVKSKFKASISALEAKILQLEEQMEQEAKERAAANKIVRRTEKKLKEVMMQVEDERRHAEQYKEQMEKANSRMKQLKRQLEEAEEEATRANATRRKLQRELDDATEASEGLTRELNSLKNRLRRGGPVSSFSSSRSGRRNLNLDGASVDMSDDDADSRAGDFNETQTTDAE from the exons acATACTCTGGTCTCTTCTGCGTGGTCATAAATCCCTACAAAAACCTGCCCATCTACTCAGAGAACATCATTGAGATGTACAGGGGCAGAAAGAGGCACGAAATGCCCCCTCACATCTACGCCATCTCAGAGTCTGCGTACAGGTGCATGCTGCAAG ATCGAGAGGACCAATCCATTCTTTGCAC AGGCGAGTCAGGAGCTGGCAAGACGGAAAACACAAAAAAGGTCATTCAGTACCTGGCACATGTTGCCTCCTCCCACAAAGGAAGAAAAGACCACAACATTACT CCAGAATCACCCAAACCAGTGAAACAACAG AGTGGATCCCTGTTTTAT GGTGAATTGGAACGTCAACTTTTACAAGCCAACCCCATCCTGGAGTCTTTTGGGAATGCGAAGACAGTGAAAAATGACAACTCGTCACGTTTT GGGAAATTCATCCGGATCAACTTTGATGTCACCGGATATATTGTTGGAGCCAATATTGAAACCT ACTTACTGGAGAAATCCAGAGCTATTCGTCAAGCCAAAGATGAGCGCACGTTCCACATTTTCTACCAGCTGCTGGCTGGAGCTGGAGAGCACCTCAAAT CGGACCTCCTTTTGGAAGGATTCGACCACTACTGTTTCCTGTCCAACGGTAACATCCCAATCCCGGGTCAGCAGGACAAAGACAACTTCCAGGAGACCATGGAGGCCATGAACATCATGAGCTTCGGCCATGAGGAGATTCTGG CCATGTTGAAGGTGGTGTCCTCGGTGCTTCAATTTGGTAACATTAACTTTAAGAAAGAGAGGAACTCTGACCAAGCTTCTATGCCTGATAATACTG CCGCTCAGAAGCTGTGTCATCTGCTGGGTTTGAATGTTATGGAGTTTACCAGAGCCATCCTGTCCCCAAGGATCAAAGTGGGAAGAGACTACGTCCAGAAAGCGCAGACTAAAGAGCAG gctGACTTTGCTGTCGAGGCCTTGGCTAAAGCAATGTACGAGCGTCTGTTCCGCTGGCTGGTGCATCGCATCAATAAAGCCCTGGACAGAACCAAACGACAGGGCGCCTCCTTCATTGGCATCCTGGACATTGCGGGTTTTGAGATCTTCCAG TTGAACTCATTTGAACAGCTGTGCATCAACTACACCAATGAGAAGCTGCAGCAGCTCTTCAACCACACCATGTTCAtcctggagcaggaggagtacCAGAGGGAGGGCATCGAGTGGAGCTTCATCGACTTCGGCCTCGACCTGCAGCCCTGCATCGACCTCATTGAGAGACCG GCAAACCCCCCAGGAGTGTTGGCTCTGCTGGATGAAGAGTGCTGGTTCCCCAAGGCCACGGACAAGACCTTTGTAGACAAGCTGATCCAGGAGCAGGGCACACACTCCAAGTTCCAGAAGCCCCGCCAACTCAAAGACAAGGCCGACTTCTGCATTATCCACTACGCTGGAAAA GTGGACTATAAAGCCGATGAGTGGCTAATGAAGAACATGGACCCCCTGAATGACAATGTGGCCACTCTTCTGCATCAGTCGACCGACAAATTTATAACCGAACTCTGGAAAGATG AGATTCAGACCATTCAAAGGGCTTCATTCTATGACACTAGTCTGGATGACCCGGCAG TCGACCGTATCGTGGGCCTGGACCAGGTGGCGGGGATGAACGAGACGGCCTTTGGCGCCACCTACAAAACGAAAAAGGGCATGTTTCGTACGGTGGGACAGCTCTACAAGGAGTCGCTGACCAAGCTCATGGCCACACTGAGGAACACCAACCCCAACTTTGTTCGCTGCATCATCCCCAACCACGAAAAAAGA GCTGGTAAACTGGAGCCTCACCTGGTTCTGGATCAGCTGAAGTGTAATGGTGTCCTAGAGGGGATCCGCATCTGCAGACAGGGCTTCCCCAACCGTATCATCTTCCAGGAGTTCAGACAGAg ATATGAGATCCTGACGCCTAACGCTATCCCCAAGGGATTCATGGATGGAAAACAAGCCTGTGAGAGAATG ATCCGAGCCCTGGAGCTGGACCCCAACCTGTTCCGTATCGGTCAGAGTAAGATCTTCTTCAGGACTGGTGTTCTggctcacctggaggaggagagagatctgaAGATCACTGACATCATCATCTACTTCCAGTCCGTTTGCCGTGGATACTTGGCACGCAA GGCCTTCGctaagaagcagcagcagctgagtgCCCTGAAGGTCCTCCAGAGGAACTGCGCAGCTTATTTGAAGCTGCGACACTGGCAGTGGTGGAGGCTTTTCACCAAG gtgaagCCTCTCCTGCAGGTCAcccggcaggaggaggagctgcaggccaAAGATGAGGAGCTGGTAAAGGTGAAGGAGAGACAGCTCACGGTGGAGAATGAGCTtgtggagacggagaggaaacACCAACAG CTCATAGAGGAGAAGAATATTCTAGGAGAACAGCTCCACGCGGAGACGGAGCTCTTTGCCGAGGCCGAAGAGATGAGAGTTCGTCTGCTTTCTAGGAAGCAAGAGCTGGAGGAGATTCTTCATGACCTGGAGTCaagggtggaggaagaggaggagaggaaccagagtctgcagaatgagaagaagaagatgcagTCACACATTCAG GACTTGGAGGAGCAGCTTGATGAGGAGGAAGCTGCGAGACAGAAGCTGCAGCTGGACAAAGTGACAGCCGAGGCAAAGATCAAGAAAATGGAGGAGGACATTCTTCAGCTGGAGGACCAAAACTCCAAGTTTCTCAAG GAGAAAAAGCTGCTGGAGGACCGGGTTGGCGAGATGACCTCTCaactgacggaggaggaggagaaagcaaAGAACCTCGGCAAGATCAAGAACAAGCaggagatgatgatggtggaCCTGGAGG AGCGtttgaagaaggaggagaaaactcGGCAAGAGCTGGAGAAGGCCAAACGCAAACTGGATGGTGAGACCACTGACCTGCTGGACCAGATTGCTGAGCTTCAGGCCCAGATAGAGGAGCTGAAGCTCCAACTGagcaagaaggaggaggagctgcaggctgcTCTGGTCAG GAGTGATGAGGAGACAGTCCAGAAGAACAACGCCTTGAAGCAGGTTCGGGAGCTGCAGGCCTACCTTGCCGAGCTTCAGGAGGACCTGGAGTCAGAGAAGATGTGTCGAAGTAAAGCTGAAAAACTTAAGAGGGACCTGAGTGAGGAGCTTGAGGCCCTAAAGACGGAGCTGGAAGACACGCTGGATACCACCGCTGCCCAGCAAGAGCTACG gTCCAAGCGAGAGCAAGACGTGGCAGAGCTGAAGAAGGCCATCGATGAGGAGACCAAAAACCACGAAGCTCAGATCCAGGAAGTGAGACAGAGGCACGCCACAGCGCTGGAAGAAGTGTCTGAACAGCTGGAGCAGGCCAAGCGA TTCAAGGCCAACCTGGAGAAGAACAAGCAGAGTCTGGAGAGTGACAACAAAGAGTTGGCCTGTGATGTGAAGAGTCTGCAACAGGCAAAGACGGAGTCCGAACATAAGAGGAAGAAAATTGAGGCCCAGCTGCAGGAGTTTATGTCCAGGGCCACCGAGGGAGAGAGGGCTAAGGGAGAGCTGGCCGAACGCTCACACAAACTCCAG acgGAGCTGGACAATGCGTTCACTGTACTGGAGGAATCCGAGAAGAAGGGCGTCAAAATGGCCAAAGAGGTCGACAAACTGAACAGCAAACTGCAAGACTCAGAG GAGTTGCGGCAGGAGGAAACGCGTCAGAAGCTGAACCTGAGCGGCCTTATCCGCCAGCTGGAGATGGAAAAGAACACCTTGCTGGAGCAgcaagaggatgaggaggagacacgaCGCAACCTGGAGAAACAGCTGCAGATGGTGCACTCCCAG CTGTTTgagacgaagaagaagctagaggaggaCGTGGGGTCGATGGAGGgcctggaggaggtgaagagaaagCTCCAGAAGGACGTGGAGCTGACCAGCCAGCGTCTGGAGGAGAAGACCATGTCCATGGACAAGATGGAGAAGACCAAGAACCGACTGCAGCAGGAGCTGGACGACCTGATGGTGGACTTGGACAACCAGAGACAGATCGTCTCAAaccttgaaaaaaaacaaaagaagttcGACCAG CTGCTCGCTGAAGAGAAGACCATCTCTGCTCGTTACGCTGAGGAGCGTGACCGTGCGGAGGCCGAGGCCAGAGAGAAGGATACCAAGGCCCTGGCTATGGCCAGAGCTCTGGAGGAGGCCTTGGAGGCCAAAGAGGAACTGGAGCGGTTTAACAAGCAGCTCCGTGCTGAAATGGAGGACTTGATGAGCTCCAAGGATGACGTGGGGAAGAAC GTCCATGAACTGGAAAAGTCCAAGCGAACTCTGGAGCAACAGGTAGAGGAGATGAGAactcagctggaggagctggaggacgagCTGCAGGCCACAGAGGACGCCAAACTGCGTCTGGAGGTCAACATGCAGGCCATGAAGGCCCAGTTTGACCGAGACCTGATGGCCAGAGATGagcagggagaggagaagaagaggtctCTTGTCAAACAG GTGCGTGAGATGGAGGCAGAGttggaggacgagaggaagcaGAGAACTCTGGCTGTTGCCTCCAAGAAGAAGCTGGAGATGGACCTGAATGAGCTGGAAGGACAGATTGAAGCCGCTAACAAGGGCAGGGAGGAGGCTgttaaacaacacaaaaaactacag GCTCAGGTGAAGGACTATcagagggagctggaggaggccaGATCCTCCCGGGATGAGATCTTCACCCAGTCCAAGGAGAACGAGAAGAAACTCAAGAGCCTAGAAGCTGAAATCCTACAGCTGCAGGAG GACCACGCAGCGTCCGAGAGGGCCCGCCGACACGCTGAACAGGAGCGGGATGAGCTGGCTGACGAGATCTCCAACAGTGCTTCTGGAAA gtCGTCAATgctggaagagaagagaaggctGGATGCTCGCATcgcccagctggaggaggagctggaggaggagcagggcaaCATGGAGCTGCTCAACGACCGTTTCAGAAAGACCAACGTCCAG GTCGACACCCTGAACACAGAGTTGGCCGGAGAACGCAGCACAGCACAGAAGAGTGAGAACGCTCGGCAACAGATGGAGCGGCAGAACAAG GATTTGAAAACCAAGCTGGCAGAGCTGGAGGGGACTGTCAAGTCAAAGTTCAAGGCCTCCATCAGTGCCCTGGAGGCCAAGATCCTAcagctggaggagcagatggAGCAGGAAGCAAA GGAAAGAGCGGCAGCCAACAAGATCGTCCGTCGCACGGAGAAGAAGCTGAAGGAGGTGATGATGCAGGTGGAGGATGAGCGTCGTCATGCTGAACAGTACAAGGAGCAG ATGGAGAAAGCCAACTCTCGTATGAAGCAGCTGAAGCGtcagctggaggaggcggaggaggaggccaccAGGGCCAACGCGACCCGCAGGAAGCTGCAGAGGGAGCTGGACGATGCCACCGAGGCCAGCGAGGGTCTCACCCGAGAGCTCAACTCGCTCAAGAACCGCCTCAG GCGCGGCGGTCCGGTcagcagcttctcctccagccGCTCGGGTCGCCGCAACCTCAATCTGGACGGCGCCTCCGTCGACATGTCAGACGATGACGCCGACAGCCGCGCCGGCGACTTCAACGAGACGCAAACCACCGACGCCGAGTAA